The following coding sequences lie in one Panicum virgatum strain AP13 chromosome 6N, P.virgatum_v5, whole genome shotgun sequence genomic window:
- the LOC120680274 gene encoding reticuline oxidase-like, which translates to MTNTMAPTICSSNRAALLFPGLILNFLLLSTRHNAAASGNGVHAGASRSLASCLVASGVRNFSLAGSPAYSSLLGFSVQNLRFALPGVRKPAAVVLPASRRDLRRAVLCARRAAAAIRVRSGGHSYEGQSYTVAGAALGDGGAPFVVVDLMNLNRVRVDAASATAWAESGATLGEVYHAVARTASPNGSSSSSSLAFAAGSCSTVGVGGHVSGGGFGLLSRKFMLAADNVLDALLVDAEGRVLNRGAMGEDVFWAIRGGGGGSWGVVYAWKLRLVPVPDTVTVFTPSREGSVDAIAGLVHRWQFVGPALPDEFYLSVFLTIGGASQEDTNVTVSFTGLVLGPRELAMSVLSERFPELGLAATELSEMSWVESAAQFAGLGSAEELTSRVSKTKHYGKNKSDYVRQPVARDALAAILRYLSAGPAGYVILDPYGGAMARAGATDTPFPHRAGNLYGVQYGVTWDADDDGEARMSWLRALYAYMAPHVSSGPRAAYVNYIDLDLGTVAATAAANRSATAVDRARETWGASYFSAENFDRLVRAKTRIDPANVFNNAQSIPPLQRHD; encoded by the coding sequence ATGACGAACACCATGGCCCCAACAATCTGTAGCAGTAATCGGGCTGCCCTGCTGTTCCCTGGCCTCATCCTCAACTTCCTCCTCTTGTCGACACGACACAACGCCGCCGCGTCCGGAAACGGCGTGCATGCCGGTGCCAGCAGGTCCCTGGCGTCGTGCCTCGTCGCCTCCGGCGTCCGCAACTTCTCCCTCGCGGGGTCCCCGGCCTACAGCTCGCTCCTCGGCTTCTCCGTCCAGAACCTCCGCTTCGCGCTCCCGGGGGTGCGCAAGCCGGCCGCCGTCGTGCTCCCGGCCTCCAGGCGCGACCTCCGGCGCGCGGTCCTctgcgcgcgccgcgcggccgcggccatcCGCGTGCGCAGCGGCGGGCACAGCTACGAGGGCCAGTCCTAcacggtcgccggcgccgcgctgggggacggcggcgcgcccttCGTGGTGGTCGACCTCATGAACCTGAACAGGGTGCGCGTCGACGCTGCGTCGGCCACCGCATGGGCGGAATCCGGCGCAACGCTGGGCGAGGTCTACCACGCCGTTGCGCGCACGGCATCGCCGAAcggatcctcctcctcctcttccctgGCGTTCGCCGCCGGGTCGTGCTCGACGGTCGGGGTGGGCGGCCACGTCTCCGGCGGCGGGTTCGGCCTGCTGTCGCGCAAGTTCATGCTCGCCGCCGACAACGTGCTGGACGCGCTCCTCGTCGACGCGGAGGGCAGGGTCCTGAACCGGGGCGCCATGGGCGAGGACGTGTTCTGGGcgatccgcggcggcggcgggggcagctgGGGCGTCGTCTACGCCTGGAAGCTCCGGCTCGTCCCTGTCCCCGACACGGTGACGGTGTTCACGCCGAGCAGGGAAGGTTCGGTGGACGCCATCGCGGGGCTCGTGCACCGGTGGCAGTTCGTCGGCCCTGCTCTCCCCGACGAGTTCTACCTGTCCGTGTTCCTCACGATCGGCGGCGCATCACAAGAAGATACTAACGTGACAGTGTCCTTCACAGGGCTAGTTCTTGGACCGAGGGAGCTCGCCATGTCCGTTCTAAGCGAGAGGTTCCCAGAGCTGGGCCTCGCCGCGACAGAGTTGTCGGAGATGAGCTGGGTGGAGTCCGCAGCGCAGTTCGCCGGGCTAGGCTCGGCGGAGGAGCTCACCAGCAGGGTCTCAAAGACGAAACACTACGGCAAGAACAAGTCGGACTACGTGAGGCAGCCCGTCGCAAGGGACGCCCTCGCGGCAATCCTCCGGTACCTGTCCGCGGGGCCAGCGGGGTACGTGATCCTGGACCCctacggcggcgccatggcccgCGCGGGCGCCACGGACACACCGTTCCCGCACCGCGCCGGCAACCTGTACGGCGTCCAGTACGGCGTCACCTGggacgccgacgacgacggggaGGCGCGCATGTCGTGGCTCCGGGCGCTGTACGCGTACATGGCGCCGCACGTTTCCAGCGGTCCGCGCGCCGCCTACGTGAACTACATCGACCTTGACCTCGgcaccgtcgccgccaccgccgccgcgaacaGGTCGGCAACGGCGGTAGACCGAGCCCGGGAGACCTGGGGCGCGTCCTACTTCTCCGCCGAGAACTTCGATAGGCTCGTCCGGGCCAAGACGCGCATCGATCCTGCCAATGTCTTCAACAACGCGCAGAGTATACCACCATTGCAAAGGCACGATTGA